The following coding sequences are from one Leptospira levettii window:
- a CDS encoding prenyltransferase gives MFRNKNNNRASNVSLAFSDLSFDIVVSVFANLIFFTAYFQTELHLTLLLFYLISVWALYLADHLWDAKKEIAPLSLRSQFYLRHQSKIRVAIGFSFLVALLLGLVWEWKFLYQNYPYLICFLLALVLVVKQLSPIPKEILVSVFYTWGILLPFSNAKGLPPIVVLFFLHVLSNVLLTYQIDRERDKLQNTNTLNLWLSPNLAKGFAILVFLFGFSFLCFCFYTQTIPFVFVLGMGLSYVWLGVTWYLIPKPSSQKLFSELSYVPMFLPAIIFFFSGLR, from the coding sequence ATGTTCCGAAACAAAAACAACAATCGGGCATCTAACGTTTCACTCGCTTTTTCTGATTTATCTTTTGATATTGTGGTTTCCGTTTTTGCGAATTTAATTTTTTTCACAGCGTATTTCCAAACCGAACTTCACCTTACCTTACTCTTGTTTTATCTGATTTCTGTTTGGGCCTTGTATTTGGCAGACCACCTATGGGATGCTAAAAAAGAAATCGCCCCACTCTCTCTTCGTTCCCAGTTTTATTTACGGCACCAATCTAAAATCCGAGTGGCAATTGGGTTTTCATTTTTGGTAGCACTCCTACTCGGTTTGGTTTGGGAATGGAAATTCCTTTACCAGAACTATCCCTACCTCATTTGTTTTCTTTTGGCCCTAGTTCTTGTTGTGAAACAACTCTCTCCCATTCCTAAGGAAATTTTGGTTTCCGTATTTTATACCTGGGGAATCCTCCTTCCGTTTTCGAATGCCAAAGGACTACCTCCAATCGTTGTACTTTTTTTCCTCCATGTGCTCTCCAATGTTTTATTGACTTACCAAATCGACAGAGAGAGAGACAAACTCCAAAATACAAATACTCTCAACCTTTGGCTTTCTCCAAACCTAGCAAAAGGTTTTGCAATTTTGGTTTTCCTCTTTGGGTTTAGTTTTCTTTGTTTTTGTTTTTATACCCAAACCATTCCTTTTGTTTTCGTTTTAGGAATGGGGCTTTCCTACGTGTGGCTTGGGGTTACATGGTATTTGATCCCAAAACCCTCCTCCCAAAAGTTATTTTCCGAACTTTCCTATGTTCCGATGTTTTTACCTGCGATCATTTTTTTCTTCTCTGGACTCCGCTAA
- a CDS encoding LIC10362 family protein, with protein sequence MLFLFLHLFLFFLLSSLYWFRFRSQVEGPKGNLLIEIQNAGKHWKETPHLVLVLAFILFLLLPLVIGFQFYLRSDANVLVVIVWIIWAYNWSKYSFFRE encoded by the coding sequence ATGTTATTTCTCTTTTTGCATCTTTTCCTCTTTTTTCTCCTGAGCTCACTTTACTGGTTCCGATTTCGCTCCCAGGTGGAGGGTCCCAAGGGAAACCTTCTCATTGAAATCCAAAACGCCGGTAAACACTGGAAAGAAACTCCCCACCTAGTACTCGTACTCGCTTTTATCCTTTTCCTCCTCCTTCCCCTGGTCATTGGTTTTCAATTTTACCTCCGGTCGGATGCGAATGTCCTTGTTGTCATCGTTTGGATCATTTGGGCTTATAATTGGAGCAAATACAGTTTCTTCCGAGAATAA
- a CDS encoding electron transfer flavoprotein subunit beta/FixA family protein yields the protein MKIVVLVKQVPDTETNIKVGDKSINEAGVKWIISPYDEFAIEEGIRIREKSGGEVIAVSLGPDRVVEALRTAYAMGVDRAVHVKVDDYVTFDSTYTSELLANFIKAENADVVIGGRQSIDTDSSQVVVQIAERLNVPHVAMALKLEFDGKKVTATREIEGGTEVVETSAPLAVTAQKGLNEPRYPSLKGIMSAKKKPVDVKKPEELGATGSKLEVVSLEPPPPRIAGRKLEAADAQGFASQLVKALREEAKVI from the coding sequence ATGAAAATTGTTGTTCTAGTAAAGCAGGTTCCGGATACGGAAACCAATATCAAGGTCGGTGACAAATCGATCAACGAAGCTGGCGTAAAATGGATCATCTCTCCTTATGATGAATTTGCAATCGAAGAGGGAATCAGAATTCGTGAAAAAAGCGGTGGAGAAGTCATCGCAGTGTCCCTCGGCCCGGACCGTGTCGTAGAAGCACTTCGCACTGCCTACGCTATGGGTGTGGACAGAGCCGTTCATGTAAAAGTGGATGACTATGTAACTTTTGACTCTACATACACTTCCGAACTTCTTGCCAATTTCATCAAAGCAGAAAATGCAGATGTAGTGATTGGTGGTCGTCAATCCATCGATACTGACAGCTCACAAGTTGTCGTACAAATTGCAGAGAGATTGAATGTCCCTCACGTAGCAATGGCTCTCAAACTCGAGTTTGATGGTAAAAAAGTAACTGCAACTCGCGAAATCGAAGGTGGAACTGAAGTGGTTGAAACTTCTGCTCCTCTTGCTGTGACTGCGCAAAAAGGTTTGAACGAACCAAGATACCCAAGTTTAAAAGGAATCATGTCTGCGAAGAAAAAACCAGTCGATGTGAAAAAACCAGAAGAACTCGGTGCAACTGGTTCCAAACTCGAAGTTGTTTCTCTTGAACCACCTCCTCCACGTATCGCTGGTCGAAAACTGGAAGCAGCAGATGCACAAGGTTTTGCATCTCAACTTGTAAAAGCTCTTCGCGAAGAAGCGAAGGTCATCTAA
- a CDS encoding electron transfer flavoprotein subunit alpha/FixB family protein produces MADVLVVGELKNGELKKISKELTSAARKIADAIGGKVHTLIITDNVDAFAGDLKAVGADAVIGANLGEFSPEGYANGIFAVIQEKKPAVVLMPHSAQGKEYSARVAIKANAGIVADAVGLSVDGGKVVAKKPIYSGKAYANFKVSSDIQMFTVRANSQEVTPKEGAGAVEKSGASAGEVRTKSLSKDLSGGNKVQLADASIIVSGGRGIKGPENWPIIQDLADTLGAALGASRATVDAGWISHSHQVGQTGKTVSPNCYIACGISGAIQHLAGMGSSKYIVAINKDGDAPIFKVATYGVVADLFEVVPALTSEFKKVLG; encoded by the coding sequence ATGGCTGATGTTTTAGTAGTTGGTGAATTAAAAAACGGCGAACTTAAAAAAATCTCAAAAGAACTTACCTCGGCAGCTCGCAAAATTGCGGATGCAATCGGTGGTAAAGTTCACACTCTCATCATCACTGACAACGTTGACGCGTTTGCAGGTGATTTAAAAGCAGTTGGTGCTGACGCTGTGATCGGTGCAAACCTCGGTGAATTTTCACCAGAAGGTTATGCAAACGGTATTTTTGCCGTGATCCAAGAGAAAAAACCAGCAGTGGTTCTTATGCCACACTCTGCTCAAGGAAAAGAATACTCTGCAAGAGTAGCGATCAAAGCAAATGCAGGAATCGTTGCGGATGCAGTGGGTCTTTCTGTTGACGGTGGTAAAGTAGTAGCAAAAAAACCAATTTATTCTGGTAAAGCGTATGCGAACTTCAAAGTGTCTTCTGACATTCAAATGTTCACTGTGCGTGCGAACTCACAAGAAGTAACTCCAAAAGAAGGAGCAGGTGCGGTTGAAAAATCTGGCGCTTCTGCTGGTGAAGTGAGAACAAAATCACTTTCCAAAGACCTTTCTGGTGGAAACAAAGTGCAGTTAGCTGATGCTTCTATCATCGTATCTGGCGGACGTGGAATCAAAGGACCAGAAAACTGGCCAATCATCCAAGACTTAGCAGACACACTCGGTGCAGCACTTGGTGCTTCCCGTGCCACAGTGGATGCAGGATGGATTTCTCACTCACACCAAGTAGGACAAACAGGAAAAACTGTCTCCCCTAACTGTTACATCGCTTGCGGAATTTCCGGAGCCATCCAACACTTAGCGGGTATGGGATCTTCTAAATACATCGTTGCGATCAATAAAGACGGAGATGCTCCGATCTTCAAAGTAGCAACTTACGGTGTTGTCGCTGATTTGTTTGAAGTAGTGCCTGCACTTACTTCTGAATTCAAAAAAGTATTGGGTTAA
- a CDS encoding LolA family protein, which yields MRNFLLKIQIVLLFSVQWGSLWAEDGRDRLNAVIGRMNSLESFRASVTVNGGLTGVVSYKSPNQLHVRFSDGRIISSNGRILWFYNPDSSIAGKQDLKGVSGGLGGLLSGYENVTVSGRTFRLTSTTKRYNEIILVVSDNDLPRVLKMKRSDEEITEIAFSGIATNIGLGTGLFNFQPPTSSQIVENPLNQKE from the coding sequence TTGAGAAATTTCCTTCTCAAAATCCAGATTGTTCTCCTTTTCTCTGTCCAATGGGGTTCCCTTTGGGCAGAGGATGGACGAGATCGTCTCAATGCCGTCATCGGCAGAATGAACTCCCTTGAAAGTTTTCGTGCCTCTGTCACTGTGAATGGTGGCCTGACTGGCGTCGTTTCTTACAAAAGCCCAAACCAACTCCATGTTCGGTTCAGCGATGGAAGGATCATCTCTTCCAATGGCAGGATTTTATGGTTCTATAATCCTGATTCCTCAATTGCAGGGAAACAAGACCTGAAAGGTGTTTCCGGTGGACTTGGCGGATTATTATCTGGTTACGAAAACGTGACTGTTAGCGGTAGAACATTTCGTCTCACTTCTACTACCAAACGTTATAATGAAATCATTTTAGTCGTCTCTGATAACGACCTCCCCCGTGTTCTCAAAATGAAACGTTCCGACGAAGAAATCACAGAAATTGCTTTTTCAGGCATTGCTACCAATATTGGTCTCGGAACTGGACTCTTTAACTTCCAACCTCCCACAAGCTCACAGATTGTTGAGAACCCTCTCAACCAAAAGGAGTAA
- the trpS gene encoding tryptophan--tRNA ligase, whose protein sequence is MRVLTGLQPSGKLHLGNYFSAIKKILDYQSKEELFLFIANLHALTTFRSKEELKDYTLGCAIDLLALGVDPNKTVFWVQSDVPEVTELTWYLSQSITVSQLQLAHSFKDKVAKGFVPGAGLFTYPILMASDILLFSAEKVPVGKDQKQHLEFARDIAEKFNNQFGSVLTLPEPDIDENTATVPGVDGAKMSKSYNNTIDFFGTEKEIKKKVMSIVSDSKAIEEPKDPDESIIYQIHSLFLTNSEKETQKQKYKQGGFGYGDLKKDLLESILNHFAPFRSKREELSKNLDYVHSVLKTGKQKAKEVAEQKLSEVRNTLGIYPF, encoded by the coding sequence TTGAGAGTTCTCACAGGATTACAACCGTCAGGAAAATTACATTTAGGAAACTACTTCTCAGCGATCAAAAAAATCTTAGATTACCAATCAAAAGAAGAATTATTTTTATTTATCGCAAACCTACATGCATTAACTACCTTTCGTTCCAAAGAAGAGCTGAAAGACTACACCTTAGGTTGCGCAATCGACTTACTTGCGCTAGGTGTTGACCCCAATAAAACTGTTTTTTGGGTTCAAAGTGATGTTCCCGAAGTCACTGAACTCACTTGGTATTTATCACAATCAATCACTGTTTCCCAATTACAACTTGCCCATTCCTTTAAAGACAAAGTAGCCAAAGGATTTGTTCCAGGTGCTGGTCTTTTTACTTATCCAATCCTTATGGCAAGTGACATCTTACTGTTTTCAGCAGAAAAAGTTCCCGTTGGAAAAGACCAAAAACAACATTTAGAATTTGCTCGGGACATTGCAGAAAAATTCAACAACCAATTTGGATCTGTATTAACACTTCCTGAACCTGACATTGATGAAAACACAGCAACAGTGCCTGGTGTAGATGGTGCAAAGATGTCCAAATCGTATAACAATACGATTGATTTCTTTGGTACAGAAAAAGAGATCAAAAAGAAAGTGATGTCGATTGTAAGTGACTCCAAAGCAATCGAAGAACCAAAAGATCCAGACGAGTCTATCATTTACCAAATTCATTCTTTATTCTTAACAAATTCAGAAAAAGAAACTCAAAAACAAAAGTACAAACAAGGTGGATTTGGATACGGGGATTTAAAAAAAGACCTCCTTGAATCCATTCTGAATCATTTTGCACCTTTCCGATCCAAACGAGAAGAACTCTCAAAAAATTTAGATTATGTTCATTCAGTATTAAAAACTGGGAAACAAAAAGCAAAGGAAGTTGCAGAACAAAAATTAAGCGAAGTGCGAAACACTCTCGGCATTTATCCTTTCTAA
- a CDS encoding ComEC/Rec2 family competence protein, which yields MRVNTKLLPNSNFGWFCFGICVTATTIKIGNKIPGIYATLFLFQLLFFCLIIILPPKLTKYFHHRIPWAILASFLFLLFADTNQTLSQKLPKHYFRDFLKQELSRSPLSPFESRIVMGLVTGSTKEIPKDFKELAKESGILHLFAASGLHLGIFIGSIQFFGNLIFSKHRWLSILLSLGFGFMYLYVLNFPVSFVRAYLFAFLTLISSLFYRKIAVSDLLIISSATIALFCYSDFLSIGFLLSFSAVFGIFYLKPSLDQMFFKSNKSFLKENLTLTTVCSLCTFPVLVYFFHSYSFGGIWINYCLVPLAGILLPSLYLTLLLQSFLPSSLSLLLSDWIWIPASYLLSLFLKLFQSLSNFERAYKEWKIETTPLFVFSLFLILILWALHRYNLNHNKITNRLILSVLFLFFPFSFWQEDTSSLPILTQSGKGYFTITLENKMYLYGICPPHKRIALPKSNHPIKQILFESESCLQTVLRLQKKEKIKDVIFFETQVSPFIRQFENQGFKIQSSLRLGNDLTKDVTLFRFDGNPKEVNSLLRALKGSETFNSLQKWKGILVLDFPPWKKKEAKEWITYQKLLGISNAWKIIIVEDQFEISLFHYLTNPNLL from the coding sequence GTGAGAGTAAACACAAAACTACTTCCTAATTCTAACTTTGGATGGTTTTGTTTTGGAATTTGTGTTACAGCCACAACAATCAAAATCGGAAACAAAATCCCTGGAATTTATGCCACTCTCTTTCTCTTCCAACTTCTTTTCTTTTGCCTAATCATAATCCTTCCACCAAAGCTCACAAAATATTTCCATCATCGAATCCCGTGGGCAATTCTTGCATCATTTCTATTTTTGTTATTTGCCGATACCAACCAAACACTCTCTCAAAAGTTACCAAAACATTATTTTCGTGATTTTTTAAAACAGGAACTAAGCAGGTCACCTCTTTCTCCCTTTGAATCACGAATTGTTATGGGTCTTGTGACAGGTTCCACAAAAGAAATCCCAAAAGACTTTAAAGAACTAGCAAAGGAATCGGGCATCTTACACCTATTTGCTGCCTCTGGACTCCATTTAGGTATTTTTATTGGATCCATTCAATTTTTCGGAAACTTAATTTTTTCGAAACACCGCTGGCTCTCCATCCTACTCTCACTTGGATTTGGATTTATGTATTTATATGTATTAAACTTTCCTGTTTCCTTTGTCAGAGCTTACCTCTTTGCTTTTTTAACCTTGATTTCCTCCTTATTTTACCGCAAAATTGCAGTTAGTGATCTACTCATCATATCATCTGCAACCATTGCCTTGTTTTGTTATTCGGATTTTTTAAGTATCGGTTTTTTACTCTCTTTTAGTGCCGTTTTTGGGATCTTTTATCTCAAACCGAGTTTGGACCAAATGTTTTTTAAGAGTAACAAATCCTTTTTAAAGGAAAATTTAACACTAACTACCGTTTGTTCCTTATGTACCTTTCCGGTTCTTGTGTATTTTTTTCACTCTTACTCATTTGGTGGGATTTGGATCAATTATTGTTTGGTTCCACTTGCTGGCATCTTACTTCCTAGTTTGTATCTAACACTCCTTCTCCAAAGTTTTTTACCCAGTTCTCTCTCGTTACTCCTTTCCGATTGGATTTGGATACCGGCAAGTTACTTACTTTCTCTTTTTTTAAAACTCTTTCAATCCTTATCAAATTTCGAAAGAGCCTACAAGGAATGGAAAATTGAGACTACCCCTTTATTCGTGTTTTCACTCTTTCTCATTTTGATCCTTTGGGCACTACATCGTTACAACCTAAACCATAACAAAATCACCAATCGATTGATCCTGAGTGTACTCTTTCTATTTTTTCCATTTAGTTTTTGGCAAGAGGATACAAGCTCTCTACCAATTCTCACCCAATCGGGAAAAGGTTATTTTACGATTACTCTCGAGAACAAAATGTATCTCTATGGAATTTGTCCTCCTCATAAACGAATCGCGCTTCCAAAATCAAACCATCCAATCAAACAAATCTTATTCGAATCCGAATCCTGTTTACAAACGGTTTTAAGACTGCAAAAAAAAGAGAAAATTAAAGATGTGATTTTTTTCGAAACACAGGTTTCCCCTTTCATTCGGCAATTTGAAAATCAAGGGTTCAAAATCCAATCTTCACTCCGATTGGGAAACGATCTCACAAAGGATGTAACTTTATTTCGATTTGATGGCAATCCGAAGGAAGTGAACTCTTTATTACGTGCCTTAAAAGGATCAGAAACATTCAATTCCTTACAAAAATGGAAGGGAATCCTAGTTCTCGATTTCCCTCCTTGGAAAAAAAAGGAAGCAAAAGAATGGATCACCTACCAAAAACTACTTGGGATTTCTAACGCATGGAAAATCATCATCGTTGAGGATCAATTTGAAATCTCCTTATTCCACTATCTCACAAATCCAAACCTTCTTTGA
- the rsmA gene encoding 16S rRNA (adenine(1518)-N(6)/adenine(1519)-N(6))-dimethyltransferase RsmA: MKSPYSTISQIQTFFEHKGIRAQKKFGQNFLIDQNIVEYIVNTAKPLFTDDDVSLAEIGIGLGTLTYPILSLGKPTDLFEIDFAYIQLAKDEILPNFPNANLFAGDALENLHHIFPKKVFVFGNLPYHLTTEIINTLIIHCRNFQGGIFMVQKEFAERLVKETSSLSVFLSAFCEVKYVKTVHKNCFFPIPKIHSALILLSPKKEKGKHHWSPRSEAEVEIWSRMLRTVFWGKRKQIQVSLRESPFSEDPIFREALGEALVRSEIPPTKRPEELNREQFLNLGQHLLDILSK; this comes from the coding sequence TTGAAATCTCCTTATTCCACTATCTCACAAATCCAAACCTTCTTTGAACACAAAGGAATCAGGGCACAAAAAAAATTTGGTCAAAATTTCCTAATTGATCAAAACATTGTGGAATATATTGTAAATACCGCAAAACCTTTGTTCACTGACGATGATGTTTCATTGGCAGAAATTGGAATTGGACTTGGAACCTTAACCTATCCAATATTGAGTTTAGGTAAACCTACCGATTTATTTGAAATTGATTTTGCTTACATCCAATTGGCAAAAGATGAAATTTTACCAAATTTCCCCAATGCAAATTTATTCGCAGGTGATGCTTTAGAAAATTTACACCATATTTTTCCGAAAAAAGTTTTTGTATTTGGAAACTTACCATACCACCTCACAACAGAAATCATCAACACCCTGATCATCCATTGCCGAAACTTCCAAGGTGGCATTTTTATGGTGCAAAAGGAGTTTGCAGAACGACTTGTAAAAGAAACTTCTTCCCTCTCAGTATTTTTGTCTGCTTTCTGCGAAGTGAAATACGTAAAGACTGTACATAAAAATTGTTTTTTTCCCATTCCCAAAATCCATTCCGCACTGATTTTACTCTCTCCCAAAAAAGAAAAGGGCAAACATCACTGGTCTCCTCGATCTGAAGCAGAAGTGGAAATTTGGTCTCGGATGTTACGAACTGTTTTTTGGGGCAAACGAAAACAAATCCAAGTGAGTTTACGGGAATCTCCTTTTTCAGAGGATCCCATTTTCCGAGAAGCATTGGGTGAGGCATTGGTCCGTTCGGAAATCCCTCCGACCAAACGTCCCGAAGAATTGAACCGTGAACAATTTCTGAATCTTGGTCAACATTTACTTGACATTTTGTCAAAATGA
- a CDS encoding sterol desaturase family protein — translation MFENFTPPPIVTYAIPVFFLLIGIEVYIGYRRNKDLYRLNDSIADLSTGIISQIWGLFQKGVGLYAYFYIYEHFRFFEFAMTNPWAWVLCIVGQDFCYYWSHRLAHEVNFLWAGHVIHHHSEEYNLVVALRQTGLGGLVTWVFYIPLALIGFHPWMYLASGQINLIYQFWVHTKAVGKIGKIGEYILSTPSHHRVHHAINPIYIDKNHGGIFILFDRMFGTFQEETEPCVYGTVKPLRSFNPVYANFHYYWELLKQAFAAEYFMDKIRVFLKPPGWYPRQGNQPAGFLPIPEVSPNSFQKYDPKPATEVKTYTTTWFVLVLLLSFAFLLFVPKFSFVSQVLVTIWVTLSLVAINALIENKTWAGALEITRLLFGFLVLGYFDVNWAYYAIGIVCLVIAGIYLYRTGQQKTQAAS, via the coding sequence ATGTTTGAGAATTTCACACCCCCTCCCATTGTAACGTATGCCATCCCCGTTTTTTTCCTTTTGATTGGCATTGAAGTGTACATCGGTTACCGCAGGAACAAAGACCTGTACCGGTTGAATGATTCGATTGCCGATTTGAGTACGGGAATCATCTCCCAAATTTGGGGCCTTTTCCAAAAAGGTGTGGGTTTATACGCCTATTTTTATATCTATGAACACTTTCGATTTTTTGAATTTGCCATGACAAACCCTTGGGCATGGGTTCTCTGTATCGTTGGTCAAGATTTTTGCTATTATTGGTCACACCGTTTAGCACATGAAGTGAACTTTCTTTGGGCAGGGCATGTCATCCACCACCATAGCGAAGAATACAACCTTGTGGTTGCCCTTAGGCAAACAGGTCTTGGTGGCCTTGTCACTTGGGTATTTTATATACCACTTGCTCTCATTGGGTTCCATCCATGGATGTATCTTGCCAGTGGACAAATCAATCTCATCTACCAATTTTGGGTGCACACAAAAGCAGTTGGTAAAATTGGAAAGATTGGTGAGTACATACTTTCGACACCTTCTCACCACCGAGTACACCATGCGATTAACCCCATCTACATCGACAAAAACCACGGTGGGATTTTTATCCTCTTTGATCGAATGTTTGGGACCTTCCAAGAAGAAACAGAACCTTGTGTGTATGGAACTGTAAAACCACTTCGTAGTTTTAACCCTGTGTATGCAAACTTCCACTACTACTGGGAACTTCTGAAACAAGCTTTTGCTGCTGAATACTTTATGGATAAAATCCGCGTCTTTTTAAAACCACCAGGTTGGTACCCAAGACAAGGAAACCAACCTGCAGGATTTTTACCCATCCCAGAAGTAAGCCCAAATTCGTTCCAAAAGTATGACCCAAAACCAGCTACAGAAGTGAAAACCTATACCACTACATGGTTTGTTTTGGTATTACTCCTCTCGTTTGCGTTTTTACTCTTTGTTCCAAAGTTCAGTTTTGTCTCCCAAGTCCTTGTGACCATTTGGGTGACACTTTCTCTCGTTGCCATCAATGCACTGATTGAAAACAAAACTTGGGCGGGAGCTTTGGAGATCACAAGATTACTGTTTGGATTCTTAGTCTTAGGATACTTCGATGTCAACTGGGCTTATTATGCCATTGGCATTGTTTGTTTGGTGATCGCTGGGATATATCTCTACCGCACTGGCCAACAAAAAACACAAGCAGCCTCCTAA
- a CDS encoding M23 family metallopeptidase: MKRNRSYYIILVLILFVVTYSAYAAYQKQKNGPVFLDNHVFQRYNDQWGLWVDLNAEKKSLLEKASEFGVLAQEVMEINHLTETELKRLKRSIFFPYSAEYMRNLQEKELFRETIDSPIDQFIWPVLPNNKSRISSRIGRRWNTWHTGLDIAIPKNSIVLAAADGVVEEAGRGGDYGLAVKIYHHDMNHFHTVYGHNQELLVKPGDIVKKGQIIAFSGNTGKSTGPHVHFEVRFHNVYLNPENFLTPFEEGVATNLVGFAD; the protein is encoded by the coding sequence ATGAAGCGAAACCGCAGTTACTATATCATACTGGTCCTAATCCTCTTTGTCGTGACCTACTCGGCCTATGCGGCATACCAAAAGCAAAAAAATGGTCCTGTTTTTTTGGACAACCATGTGTTCCAACGGTATAACGACCAATGGGGTCTCTGGGTGGATCTGAATGCAGAGAAAAAATCCTTACTGGAAAAAGCATCCGAGTTTGGTGTCCTTGCCCAAGAGGTAATGGAAATCAACCACCTGACGGAAACCGAACTCAAACGTTTGAAACGCTCCATTTTTTTCCCATACTCCGCTGAATACATGCGGAACCTCCAAGAAAAAGAACTCTTTCGTGAAACCATCGATTCTCCCATTGACCAATTCATTTGGCCCGTTTTACCCAATAACAAATCTCGAATTTCTTCACGCATTGGAAGGCGTTGGAACACTTGGCATACTGGCCTTGACATCGCCATTCCGAAAAACTCGATTGTCCTTGCGGCAGCAGATGGAGTTGTCGAAGAAGCAGGGAGAGGTGGGGACTACGGCCTTGCCGTTAAAATTTACCACCACGACATGAACCATTTCCATACTGTGTATGGACATAACCAAGAGTTACTCGTTAAACCTGGTGACATTGTGAAAAAAGGGCAAATCATCGCATTTTCTGGAAACACAGGTAAGTCAACTGGACCTCATGTCCATTTCGAAGTTCGGTTTCATAATGTGTATTTGAATCCTGAAAACTTTCTCACACCATTTGAAGAAGGTGTTGCCACAAACCTTGTCGGATTTGCAGACTAA
- a CDS encoding HAD family hydrolase, producing the protein MTNLTKHSWTDEIYNRLTTLIPKKTGIACFDFDNTLIRNDFGEKIMDQIIRENLTFLPTDLSPYFRDKKLWKDHTKLSLAEKEHLIWEEYAFQLKEFGVERGYRWTCFLFQGLSKEDYYEISRRAWKRVNLPEDESGVFPQVEMKDLIQFLYHHNWQVYIVTASPEPGIAAIAHHFPVLESNVIGMRQTLNAQEKYTHELIEPYTYGEGKVKAIEERIGHYPDLVFGDSFNDYPMLTKAKEFGVAIDKGDPEFVKACSAKGILIQPYFTYQTLTK; encoded by the coding sequence GTGACAAACCTTACAAAGCATAGTTGGACAGATGAAATTTATAACCGTCTGACAACACTGATCCCTAAAAAAACAGGCATTGCTTGTTTTGATTTTGATAATACTCTTATCCGTAATGATTTTGGCGAAAAAATTATGGACCAAATCATCAGGGAAAATCTTACATTTTTGCCGACTGATCTCTCCCCGTATTTTCGTGATAAAAAACTTTGGAAAGACCACACCAAACTCAGTTTAGCTGAAAAAGAACATTTGATATGGGAAGAATATGCTTTTCAGCTAAAAGAATTTGGAGTTGAAAGAGGGTATCGTTGGACTTGTTTTTTATTCCAAGGTCTATCCAAAGAGGATTATTATGAAATCTCAAGACGTGCTTGGAAACGAGTGAACTTACCGGAAGATGAGTCTGGAGTTTTTCCACAAGTGGAGATGAAAGATTTAATCCAGTTCTTATACCACCACAATTGGCAAGTGTACATTGTAACTGCCTCTCCTGAACCTGGCATTGCTGCCATCGCCCACCATTTTCCCGTTTTAGAAAGTAATGTGATTGGCATGAGACAAACGTTAAACGCACAAGAAAAATATACTCACGAACTGATTGAACCATATACATATGGCGAAGGGAAAGTCAAAGCAATCGAAGAAAGGATAGGTCATTATCCTGATTTGGTCTTTGGTGATTCATTTAATGACTATCCGATGTTAACCAAAGCTAAAGAATTTGGAGTAGCCATTGATAAAGGTGATCCAGAATTTGTTAAGGCCTGCAGTGCAAAAGGTATTCTCATCCAACCGTATTTTACTTACCAAACTTTAACCAAATGA